The following are encoded together in the Lathyrus oleraceus cultivar Zhongwan6 chromosome 3, CAAS_Psat_ZW6_1.0, whole genome shotgun sequence genome:
- the LOC127130578 gene encoding uncharacterized protein LOC127130578, producing the protein MTGFEVSPEDVRAPGLQWTLVFDGASNARGHRIGVVITSPTGFHIPFTARLYFDCTNNMAEYEACIYGLEATIDLRIKILEVFGDSALVISQVKGDWETQDSKLIPYKDHIRKLIPYFDEISFHHISREENQLAEALATLASMFKVKWKNEAPSIQIDHLDEPAHCLAIEADPDNKPWF; encoded by the coding sequence ATGACAGGCTTCGAGGTAAGCCCTGAGGATGTCCGCGCACCAGGATTACaatggacgctcgtgttcgacgGTGCTTCCAATGCCCGAGGTCATAGAATAGGTGTTGTTATCACTTCTCCAACTGGTTTCCACATTCCCTTTACCGCTAGATTATATTTTGACTGCACcaacaacatggcagaatatgaagcatgtatctacGGTTTAGAGGCAACAATCGACTTGAGAATCAAAATCCTTGAGGTATTCGgtgattcagctctggtaatTAGTCAGGTGAAAGGAGATTGGGAGACTCAGGATAGCAAGTTGATACCCTACAAAGATCACATCAGAAAACTGATACCCTATTTTGATGAAATCTCCTTTCATCATATTTCTAGGGAAGAAAATCAGTTAGCAGAAGCTCTAGCCACGCTAGCATCTATGTTCAAAGTaaaatggaagaatgaagcaccatcCATCCAAATTGACCACTTAGATGAACCAGCGCATTGTCTAGCAATTGAGGCCGATCCTGACAATAAGCCTTGGTTCTAA